TCCGCACCGGCAAGATCAAGGCCGAGAAGGTTCCATGTCTGCACCATATGCGGTGGCAGCGGCGCCGTGATGCGCAGGCGTCCGCCTGCAGGATGCGGGATATCGATATGACGGGCATGCAGGTGCAGCCGCTTCTGGATGCCGCCGGGAAAGTCCCAGTTCGGATCGTCGATGAAGTATTTCGGGTCGCCGATGATCGGATGGCCGATATGCAGCGCATGAACGCGAAGCTGGTGCGTACGGCCGGTGTATGGCTCCATCTCGAGCCAGGCCAGGTTTTGCGCCGCCGTCTCGATCACGCGATAATAGGATACGGCATGATCGGCGCCCTCCTCGCCGTGCTTGGCAACGCGCATGCGATCGCCATCGGCAGTCGCTTCTTTGACGAGCCACGTGGAGATCTTGTCCTCATGCTTGCGTGGTACGCCCTTCACCAGCGACCAATAGGTCTTCTTGGTGTCACGTTCGCGAAAGGCAGCCGTCAGCTTCTGAGCGGCACCGCGCGTGCGGGCAATGACGAGCACGCCCGATGTGTCACGGTCAAGGCGGTGCACGAGCCGCGGCTTCTCGCCCTTCGGACTCGTCCACGCCTCCAGCATCTGGTCGATATGCCGGGTCAGACCGGATCCACCCTGCACGGCAAGTCCGGCGGGCTTGTTGAGGACGATCACCTTGTCGTCCTCGTGCAACACCATGCGCTGCAGAAGTTCGTAATCGCTGGAATGCTTCAGATCCTTCCCGGCTATCGGGCCGTTCTTGACCTTCGCATCGACATCGAGCGGCGGCACGCGAACCGTCTGGCCGGGCTGCACGCGCGCATCGGTTTTTACCCGTCCACCGTCAACGCGGACCTGGCCTGAACGCAGGAGCTTCTGAAGCTGGCCGAAGCCGAGGCCCGGGAAATGGATCTTGAACCACCGGTCGAGCCGCATGCCCGCCTCGTCGGCATCCACTTTGATATGTTCGATTCCGGCCATTCTTGTTCTTTCGGAAAAATCTTGGTCGCGCCACGGGCGCAGTTGCCGGTGGCTTTAGAGCATTTTTCTCCGCGCGGAAACTGCCTTTCAGATCAAAGCACGCACGAGAGCAAGACCCGCCATGACGGAGGCCATCGAAAGCCCGACGCTTGCGGCGACATAAAGCCCGCCGGCAACTGCCTCGCCCCGTTCGAAAAGCGAGATCGCATCCAGAGAAAAGGCGGAAAAGGTCGTAAAGCCGCCCAGGAAGCCGGTGATGAGAAGCAGGCGCATCTCGACGGAGGCGTTGAACCGGCGCGCAATCATTTCGGCAAAGACGCCAATGGCGAAACAGCCAACGACATTGACAATCAGCGTACCCCAGGGAAAGCCCGGCCCCAGCAGCCGCAGCGACCACTGGCCGACATAATATCTCAAAAGGGAGCCGATAGCGCCGCCGGCGCCGACAAGAAGAGCCTGGATCATCACTCTGGTTTACCTGACGAATTGATCGATTCCAATCGGATGACAGGAAATCCTGCCGTTCAATCAAATGCGAATGATTTCCTTAGCCGCACACCAACCGGCGATGTGTATTAAGCGTCCCATGACACAGGTCGTCACCATATCCGCGAGCACCGCCGCTGCCGCTTTCGAAACGCTGAGGATTGCTCCTCGCGTGCCGACCAGCATGGCGGCAAAGGAAGCGCGCCGGATCGCAGAGCGTCAGCTCAAGGACCGACATGACCAGGAGTTGAACGAAACGGCCAGCATCATTCAATCCACCGAAGTGGCGCTCGACTTGATGGCCAAAGGCAACAAGCAGCCGCAGGCAGGATTGCCGCAGGCATTGAAATCCTACGAGGATTTTTGAATTCATTACCTTGGAAAAGCGGCCCGCAGCACTGCCGCAGGCCTGTTTCTGGTTATTTGCCCTGGGCCGAAAGCACCTTAAACGTCACGTCCATCTTGCCCGCCTTCTCAAATATGAGCGTCACCGGCACGCTCTCGCCCTGCTTGAAAGGCGCCTTCACCTTCTGGAACATCAGATGCAGGCCGCCGGGCGCTAGCTTCACCGTCCCGCCCGCCGGAATGGCAATCCCATCCTTCAGTTCACGCATCTTCATGACGTTGTTCTGCATGGCCATTTCGTGCATCTGTACTTCGCCAGCAGTCGGCGAGGAAACTTCGACGAGCCTGTCGTCGGTCTTGCCGTTGTTCTTGACGGTAAAGAAGCCGCCGCCGACCGGCTGGCCTACCAGCATTGCCTTTGCAAAGGCGTCGGACACTTCAAGGTCGCCGACTGTTGCAATGCCGCCTGCTGCAGCATTCACGTCCATCCCGGCCATGTCGCCATGGTCATGGCCATTGCCGCCGCCGGCAACGACCTTCAGCAAGGGCGCCGGGTCCTTGAGCTTATGGGGATCGCCGCCATCGGTTGCGACCTGGTCCCATGCCTCGGTCGCATCGCCGCAAAGCTGCTTTACCGGAAAGGCCAGCGAGGTTCCGGCATCCACCCCCGAAACCTTTCCCTGGATCACGAATGTATCGTAAAAATCGTCCGAGAGGTTGCCTCCCTTCCAGCGGATTTCGACGACGCCGGATTTCACTTTGGTGCCGTGATTGTCGTAGTTCTTCTGATAGTCGCCCTTGATCACTTCAAGTTCCCAGCCGGCCTTTGGCTGCGGCTTGGCGAATACGAAGCCTTCCGGCAGCTTCACCTGCACTTCGTTGGTGGGCTTGCCCTCACAGCCATGCGGCACCTGCAGAGTTGCGAGGAATGTCTTTTCCTGTGGGGCTTCGGGATCAAGAAAGGTGACATGCGCCTGCGCTGCAGTGAATACGGCTGCGGAAATCAGAGCCGCAGCGCTGAGTGTCTTGATTGTCTTCATCGGGTATCTCCTCGCCGGCTGCTGCTCGCAATGGCTAGCGCGCCGGCATTGTCCTGTCATTATCGGTGGTGGCTGGAGATCAGGCCTGAACCGGCGGTGCCCTGGACTTCGGCCGTTCGACGGCGTGGCCTCCGATGGGGGTGTCCGCGACAGCCGGAGAGTTATGGAGTGTTGCGAATTCGAGATGCAGCCAGGAGCCGTAGTCCGGCACCGGCAGGATGACGAAAGCCCAAAGCCGGCAGACTTCGCAACTCGGCTTCAGCGGCACTGTCTTGTCGCTGCCGTCGTTAACGGTCACGCAAAGCGAGGCGTAAGTGCCGTCCGGCAGCACGTAGGCGGCGCTGTTATAGTCAGCGTCCGCCGCAGCCGCCTGCGGCGCCTGGTGCGCAAGGCCAAGCATAAGCAAGCTCAGCGCGCAGACAACGCGCGTCAGCATGCTAAGGTTTTGGCCCGTCTTTTCCATCTGATCCTCTCTAGCGGATTTCGCGATTAAGCACTTTATCCGAAAAAAGCAAAAGCCCATTTGACGCAGATCACACTTTGCCGAATGGCGGCGCGACAAAAATTTGTTCGGCGGCGACATTCCCCCTTGCCAAGAGCCTTCTCCGCCGGATAATTGCGGCACCCTGTTGGGAGAATCCGGTCTGAAGGCGGCCGGTGCCGAAGGAGCAACCGCCCCGGAAACTCTCAGGCCAAAGGACCAGCAAGGGGCAGACGGAACTCTGGAGAGAAGCGTTGTCGAAGCGCTCGCCGAAGGGATAACAATCTCAGGCACAGGGACAGAGGGGGCTCGAAAGCAAGGCGGAGCCGCGCCTTCAGATAGAGCCCGCGCGTCAAATTCCACGCGCTAACCCCGGAGGCGTCGTTGGACGATACTGCTGCCCTCAAGAAAACTCCGCTGCACGCGCTGCATCTTTCGCTCGGTGCCCGCATGGTGCCCTTCGCAGGCTACGAAATGCCGGTGCAGTATCCGGCCGGCGTGCTGAAGGAACACCTGCAGACACGCGCCGGCGCCGGTCTCTTCGACGTCTCCCACATGGGCCAGGTCGTCGTAAGAGCGAAATCCGGCAGATATGAAGATGCCGCTCTCGCACTCGAAAGCCTGGTGCCGGTCGACATTCTCGGCCTCGCCGAAGGCCGCCAGCGCTACGGCTTCTTCACCGACGAAAACGGCGGCATTCTCGACGACTTGATGATCACCCATCTGGACGACCATCTCTTCGTCGTCGTCAACGCCGCCTGCAAGGAGGCCGATGTCGCGCACATGCAGAAGCACATCGGCGACCGCTGCGACATAACCCTTCTCGACCGCGCTTTGGTCGCGCTGCAAGGTCCGCGCGCCGTCGACGTGCTGGCTGAACTGTGGGCGGATGTGGCGGCGATGAGATTCATGGACGTGCGCCACTGCCGCCTGCACGACATATCCTGTCTCGTCTCCCGCTCCGGCTACAGCGGCGAGGACGGCTTCGAGATCTCCGTACCCGCTGACAAGGCCGAGGATGTCGCCGGGCGGTTGCTCGAACATCCCGATGCACAGCCGATCGGGCTCGGTGCCCGCGATTCGCTGCGTCTTGAGGCCGGGCTCTGCCTCTACGGCAACGACATCGACACTACCACGACGCCGATCGAGGCAGCGCTCGAATGGGTCATACAGAAGGCTCGCAGGACGGGCGGAGCGCGCGCTGGGGACTTTCCGGGTGCAGCACGCATTCTCAATGAACTCGACAATGGTGCCGCACGCCGCCGCGTTGGCCTGAAGCCGGAAGGCAAGGCGCCAGTGCGCGCCCATTCGAAGCTTTATGCGGATGCCGAAGGCAAGACCGAGCTCGGCGAAGTCACCTCGGGCGGCTTCGGCCCGAGTGTCGAAGGTCCGGTTGCCATGGGCTATGTGCCGGTTTCGCATGCCTCCGTTGGAACCCAAGTTTATGCTGAGGTACGCGGAAAGTATCTCCCCGCCACGGTTGCCGCCCTGCCCTTCATCACGCCGACCTATAAACGCTAAGATTTTTCCGGAGAGGAACTAGACCATGCTGAAATTTACCGAAGAACATGAATGGCTGAAGCTCGAAGACGGCGTGGCAACGGTCGGCATTACAGAATATGCCGTCGAGCAGCTCGGCGACCTCGTTTTCGTCGAATTGCCGGAAGTGGGCGCAAGCTTCTCCAAGAATGACGATGCAGCCACCGTCGAATCCGTGAAGGCTGCCTCGGAAGTCTATTGTCCCCTCGACGGCGAGATCACCGAAGTCAACGAAGCGATCACTGCCGATCCGTCGCTGGTCAATTCCGACCCGCAGGGCGCCGGATGGTTCTTCAAGCTGAAGCTCAAGAATCCGGCCGATGCCGATGGCCTGCTTGACGAAGCAGCCTATAAGGAGCTCACTGCGCAATGACGACGCCGACAGAATTCCAGTTTACCGACTACCAGCCCTACGACTTTGCCAACCGCCGCCATATCGGCCCGTCACCGGCCGAAATGGACGACATGCTGAAAGTCGTAGGCTACAACAGCCTCGACAGCCTGATCGACGCGACCGTGCCCTCTTCGATCCGCCAGAAGGCGGCGCTTGCGTGGGGCGCGCCGATGACGGAGCGCGAGGCGCTCGACAAGCTGCGCGAGACCGCCAACAAGAACAAGGTCCTCGTTTCCCTGATCGGCCAGGGCTATTACGGCACGATCACGCCGCCGGTCATCCAGCGCACCATTCTCGAAAACCCGGCCTGGTACACGGCCTACACGCCTTACCAGCCGGAGATCAGCCAGGGCCGACTGGAAGCGCTTTTGAACTACCAGACGATGATCTGCGACCTGACCGGTCTCGACGTCGCCAACGCTTCGCTTCTCGACGAGGCGACTGCTGCTGCCGAAGGCATGGCGATTGCCGAGCGCGTCGCGAAGTCGAAGGCCAAGGCCTTCTTCGTCGATGCCGCCTGCCATCCGCAGACGATCGCACTCATCGAAACCCGCGCCGAACCGCTCGGTTGGACCGTCATCGTCGGTGACCCCTTCAAGGACCTCGATCCTGTGGACGTCTTCGGCGCCATCTTCCAGTATCCGGGCACGCATGGGCACATACATGATTTCACGGGCCTGATTTCGCGCCTGCACCAGACGGGCGCGATCGCCGTCGTCGCAGCCGATATTCTCGCGCTGACGCTTCTGAAGTCGCCGGGGGAAATGGGCGCCGATATTGCAATCGGCTCCTCACAGCGCTTCGGCGTTCCGGTCGGCTACGGCGGACCGCATGCGGCCTTTATGTCGGTCAAGGATGCGCATAAGCGCTCCATGCCCGGCCGTCTCGTCGGCGTCTCGGTCGATGCCCGCGGCAATCGCGCCTATCGGCTGTCGCTGCAGACCCGCGAACAGCACATCCGCCGCGAAAAGGCGACATCGAACATCTGTACGGCGCAGGTGCTGCTCGCCGTCATGGCCTCGATGTATGCGGTTTTCCATGGTCCCCAGGGCATCAAGGCGATCGCCCAGCAGATCCACCAGAAGGCCGTGCTGATGGCCAAGGGCCTCGAAAAGCTCGGTTACAGGATAGAGCCTGAGACTTTCTTCGACACGCTCACTGTCGATGTCGGCCACATGCAGGGCCTCATCCTGCGCGCGGCCGTCGCCGAGGGTATCAATCTGCGCAAGGTCGGCACGACGAAGATCGGCATGAGCCTCGATGAACGTACGCGTCCCGCGACGCTCGAAGCCGCCTGGCGCGCCTTCGGCGGCAATTTCGCCGTCGCCGATTTCGAGCCGTCCTACCGGCTGCCGAAGGATCTGCTGCGCACAAGCCAATACCTGACGCATCCGATCTTCCACATGAACCGCGCCGAAAGCGAGATGACCCGATACATCCGCCGGCTCTCCGACCGGGACCTCGCGCTCGATCGCGCGATGATCCCGCTCGGCTCCTGCACCATGAAGCTCAACGCTACGGCGGAAATGCTGCCGATCACCTGGCCGGAATTTTCCGATATCCATCCTTATGCTCCGGTCGATCAGGCGCTCGGCTACCGCGAAATGATCGACGATCTGACGGAAAAACTCTGCGCCGTGACCGGCTACGACGCCTTCTCCATGCAGCCAAATTCAGGCGCGCAGGGCGAATATGCCGGCCTGCTCACGATCCGAAACTACCATATAGCCAATGGCAACGGCCATCGCGACGTCTGCCTGATCCCGACTTCGGCACATGGCACGAACCCCGCCTCCGCGCAGATGGCCGGCATGAAGGTCGTCGTCGTCAAGGTTCGCGGAAACGGCGACGTCGACATGGACGACTTCCGAGCCAAGGCGGAAGAGCATGCGGATCATCTCTCTTGCTGCATGATAACCTATCCTTCGACGCACGGCGTATTCGAGGAAACGGTGAAGGAGATCTGCGATCTCGTGCATAAGCATGGCGGCCAGGTCTACCTCGACGGCGCCAACATGAACGCCATGGTCGGCTTGTCGCGTCCCGGTGACATCGGTTCCGACGTCAGCCACCTCAATCTTCACAAGACCTTCTGCATCCCGCACGGGGGCGGCGGCCCGGGCATGGGCCCGATCGGCGTCAAGGCCCATCTGGCGCCTCATCTGCCCGGCCACCCGGAAACGGACGGCCGCTCAGGTGCCGTCTCGGCAGCGGCCTTCGGCTCGGCCTCGATCCTGCCGATCTCCTGGAGCTATGTGCTGATGATGGGCGGCGAAGGCCTGACGCAGGCAACCAAGGTTGCGATCCTAAACGCCAACTACATAGCCGCCCGCCTGAAGGACGCCTACGGGGTTCTCTACAAGTCCGAAAGCGGCCGCGTCGCGCATGAATGCATCATCGACACGCGTCCGCTTTCCGATAGCGCAGGTATCACGGTCGACGACATCGCCAAGCGGCTGATCGACTGCGGCTTCCATGCCCCGACCATGAGTTGGCCGGTCGCCGGCACGCTGATGATCGAGCCGACCGAGTCCGAAACCAAGGCCGAGCTCGACCGCTTCTGCGAGGCAATGCTGGCGATCCGGGAGGAGGCCCGTGCTATCGAGGAAGGTCGCATGGACAAGGTCAACAACCCGCTGAAGAACGCCCCGCACACGGTGGAAGACCTCGTCGGCGAATGGGACCGCCCCTACAGCCGCGAACAAGCCTGCTTCCCGCCCGGCGCCTTTCGTGTCGACAAATACTGGTCCCCGGTCAACCGTGTAGACAATGTGTACGGAGACAGGAATCTCGTTTGCACCTGCCCGCCGGTGGAAAGCTACGCAGAAGCTGCGGAATAGAAGTCGGCGGGATCAAGTTCGAGCCGGTCGATCCGGTGAACGATTGCAGCAACGCATGCCCTGAACCTGACGGGGGCCTGAAGGCTACCCGT
Above is a window of Rhizobium etli 8C-3 DNA encoding:
- the gcvP gene encoding aminomethyl-transferring glycine dehydrogenase, giving the protein MTTPTEFQFTDYQPYDFANRRHIGPSPAEMDDMLKVVGYNSLDSLIDATVPSSIRQKAALAWGAPMTEREALDKLRETANKNKVLVSLIGQGYYGTITPPVIQRTILENPAWYTAYTPYQPEISQGRLEALLNYQTMICDLTGLDVANASLLDEATAAAEGMAIAERVAKSKAKAFFVDAACHPQTIALIETRAEPLGWTVIVGDPFKDLDPVDVFGAIFQYPGTHGHIHDFTGLISRLHQTGAIAVVAADILALTLLKSPGEMGADIAIGSSQRFGVPVGYGGPHAAFMSVKDAHKRSMPGRLVGVSVDARGNRAYRLSLQTREQHIRREKATSNICTAQVLLAVMASMYAVFHGPQGIKAIAQQIHQKAVLMAKGLEKLGYRIEPETFFDTLTVDVGHMQGLILRAAVAEGINLRKVGTTKIGMSLDERTRPATLEAAWRAFGGNFAVADFEPSYRLPKDLLRTSQYLTHPIFHMNRAESEMTRYIRRLSDRDLALDRAMIPLGSCTMKLNATAEMLPITWPEFSDIHPYAPVDQALGYREMIDDLTEKLCAVTGYDAFSMQPNSGAQGEYAGLLTIRNYHIANGNGHRDVCLIPTSAHGTNPASAQMAGMKVVVVKVRGNGDVDMDDFRAKAEEHADHLSCCMITYPSTHGVFEETVKEICDLVHKHGGQVYLDGANMNAMVGLSRPGDIGSDVSHLNLHKTFCIPHGGGGPGMGPIGVKAHLAPHLPGHPETDGRSGAVSAAAFGSASILPISWSYVLMMGGEGLTQATKVAILNANYIAARLKDAYGVLYKSESGRVAHECIIDTRPLSDSAGITVDDIAKRLIDCGFHAPTMSWPVAGTLMIEPTESETKAELDRFCEAMLAIREEARAIEEGRMDKVNNPLKNAPHTVEDLVGEWDRPYSREQACFPPGAFRVDKYWSPVNRVDNVYGDRNLVCTCPPVESYAEAAE
- a CDS encoding copper chaperone PCu(A)C; this translates as MKTIKTLSAAALISAAVFTAAQAHVTFLDPEAPQEKTFLATLQVPHGCEGKPTNEVQVKLPEGFVFAKPQPKAGWELEVIKGDYQKNYDNHGTKVKSGVVEIRWKGGNLSDDFYDTFVIQGKVSGVDAGTSLAFPVKQLCGDATEAWDQVATDGGDPHKLKDPAPLLKVVAGGGNGHDHGDMAGMDVNAAAGGIATVGDLEVSDAFAKAMLVGQPVGGGFFTVKNNGKTDDRLVEVSSPTAGEVQMHEMAMQNNVMKMRELKDGIAIPAGGTVKLAPGGLHLMFQKVKAPFKQGESVPVTLIFEKAGKMDVTFKVLSAQGK
- the gcvH gene encoding glycine cleavage system protein GcvH; this encodes MLKFTEEHEWLKLEDGVATVGITEYAVEQLGDLVFVELPEVGASFSKNDDAATVESVKAASEVYCPLDGEITEVNEAITADPSLVNSDPQGAGWFFKLKLKNPADADGLLDEAAYKELTAQ
- a CDS encoding RluA family pseudouridine synthase, translated to MAGIEHIKVDADEAGMRLDRWFKIHFPGLGFGQLQKLLRSGQVRVDGGRVKTDARVQPGQTVRVPPLDVDAKVKNGPIAGKDLKHSSDYELLQRMVLHEDDKVIVLNKPAGLAVQGGSGLTRHIDQMLEAWTSPKGEKPRLVHRLDRDTSGVLVIARTRGAAQKLTAAFRERDTKKTYWSLVKGVPRKHEDKISTWLVKEATADGDRMRVAKHGEEGADHAVSYYRVIETAAQNLAWLEMEPYTGRTHQLRVHALHIGHPIIGDPKYFIDDPNWDFPGGIQKRLHLHARHIDIPHPAGGRLRITAPLPPHMVQTWNLLGLDLAGAERIDE
- the gcvT gene encoding glycine cleavage system aminomethyltransferase GcvT, whose product is MDDTAALKKTPLHALHLSLGARMVPFAGYEMPVQYPAGVLKEHLQTRAGAGLFDVSHMGQVVVRAKSGRYEDAALALESLVPVDILGLAEGRQRYGFFTDENGGILDDLMITHLDDHLFVVVNAACKEADVAHMQKHIGDRCDITLLDRALVALQGPRAVDVLAELWADVAAMRFMDVRHCRLHDISCLVSRSGYSGEDGFEISVPADKAEDVAGRLLEHPDAQPIGLGARDSLRLEAGLCLYGNDIDTTTTPIEAALEWVIQKARRTGGARAGDFPGAARILNELDNGAARRRVGLKPEGKAPVRAHSKLYADAEGKTELGEVTSGGFGPSVEGPVAMGYVPVSHASVGTQVYAEVRGKYLPATVAALPFITPTYKR
- the crcB gene encoding fluoride efflux transporter CrcB, whose product is MIQALLVGAGGAIGSLLRYYVGQWSLRLLGPGFPWGTLIVNVVGCFAIGVFAEMIARRFNASVEMRLLLITGFLGGFTTFSAFSLDAISLFERGEAVAGGLYVAASVGLSMASVMAGLALVRALI